A portion of the Malania oleifera isolate guangnan ecotype guangnan chromosome 3, ASM2987363v1, whole genome shotgun sequence genome contains these proteins:
- the LOC131150634 gene encoding pentatricopeptide repeat-containing protein At2g36980, mitochondrial produces the protein MQTHPHLFHITSKITALSGSGRIACARKLFDELPHKDSVAWNAMLTGYSHLGLHQQALSLFHYMRISNVKPDHFSFTATLSASAGACNLSCGRKIHAQVIVYGCQSSLAVSNSLIDMYSKCLSPSSASRVFEEMSLHNEVSWCSLLFAYTNSSQFHIAREVFNAMPNRVDFAWNTMITSFARCGEIDLCLDLFKEMQQTPCRPDQWTFSALMNAYCESLDPCYGCTMHGYIVKSGWSSAAEVSNSILSFYAKQSCYNDAIKLFESTESLTQVSWNAIIDAHMKMGDTHKAFVAFNDTLEKNVVSWTSMITGYARNGQGEQALSFFVGMMRNNILPDDFTFGAVLHACSSLALLGHGKMAHGCIICYGFHNYVYVGNGLINMYAKCGDIVGSSYAFNDILDKDLVSWNAMFFALGLNGQAAHALRLYEEMISSGVKPDKMTFIGLLMTCSHSGLIEKGLELFESMQSLNGFSHEMDHVSCLVDMLGRGGHLKEARDLANIFTKTGVKTSSCETLLGACFAHGNVEIGTYLGEDLKILEPRKDIGYVLLSNLYCASGQWRHAQIVRKAMVDQRVKKQPGYSWIQMGNKVMTFVAGNHAQLYMVELGKMLYCLEFEMRSPSFIGSGIEGI, from the coding sequence ATGCAAACGCATCCGCACTTGTTCCATATCACATCTAAAATTACAGCTCTCTCAGGATCGGGACGCATCGCATGTGCGCGGAAGCTGTTCGACGAATTGCCGCACAAAGATTCGGTTGCTTGGAACGCGATGCTCACTGGCTACTCTCACCTGGGTCTCCACCAACAAGCTCTCTCTTTGTTCCACTATATGCGAATCTCCAACGTGAAGCCCGATCACTTCTCATTCACCGCCACTTTGAGTGCTTCTGCGGGTGCGTGCAACCTTTCCTGCGGAAGGAAAATTCATGCACAGGTCATTGTTTATGGATGCCAATCGTCACTGGCAGTGAGCAATTCGCTTATTGACATGTACAGCAAGTGTTTGAGCCCTTCTAGTGCGAGCAGAGTGTTTGAGGAGATGAGCCTGCACAACGAAGTGTCGTGGTGTTCGCTCTTGTTTGCTTACACCAACTCTAGCCAGTTTCACATTGCCCGGGAAGTGTTCAATGCTATGCCAAACAGGGTGGATTTTGCTTGGAACACAATGATTACAAGTTTCGCTCGGTGCGGGGAAATTGATTTGTGTTTGGATTTGTTCAAGGAGATGCAACAAACTCCTTGCCGTCCGGATCAGTGGACATTCAGTGCTCTTATGAACGCTTATTGCGAATCTTTGGACCCTTGTTATGGATGCACGATGCATGGATATATTGTTAAGAGTGGTTGGAGTTCTGCAGCAGAGGTGAGCAACTCTATTTTAAGCTTCTATGCTAAACAAAGCTGTTACAATGATGCTATTAAGCTGTTTGAGTCCACTGAAAGCCTTACCCAGGTCTCTTGGAATGCCATCATTGATGCCCATATGAAAATGGGAGATACCCACAAAGCCTTTGTTGCTTTTAATGATACCTTAGAGAAGAATGTTGTTTCATGGACATCTATGATCACAGGGTATGCAAGGAATGGGCAAGGTGAACAAGCTCTTAGCTTCTTTGTTGGTATGATGAGAAATAATATCCTACCAGATGACTTCACATTTGGAGCCGTTCTTCATGCCTGTTCTAGCTTGGCACTACTGGGTCATGGTAAAATGGCTCATGGTTGCATTATTTGTTATGGTTTTCATAACTATGTCTATGTTGGCAATGGCTTAATAAATATGTATGCCAAGTGTGGCGATATAGTAGGGTCAAGCTATGCTTTTAACGACATTCTCGACAAGGATTTGGTTTCATGGAATGCAATGTTCTTTGCACTAGGGTTAAATGGGCAGGCTGCCCATGCTTTGAGGCTTTATGAAGAAATGATTTCCTCTGGTGTAAAACCGGATAAAATGACATTCATTGGCCTTTTGATGACTTGTAGCCACTCGGGGCTCATTGAGAAAGGTCTAGAACTTTTCGAATCAATGCAATCACTTAATGGGTTCTCCCATGAAATGGATCATGTTTCATGTCTGGTTGATATGCTTGGCCGAGGGGGGCACTTAAAAGAGGCTAGAGATTTAGCCAATATCTTTACAAAAACAGGCGTGAAGACTAGCTCATGTGAAACTCTACTTGGAGCCTGTTTTGCACATGGGAATGTAGAAATAGGAACATACTTGGgagaagatttgaaaattttagagcCTCGCAAAGACATAGGCTATGTTCTTTTGTCAAACCTCTATTGTGCTAGTGGACAGTGGAGGCACGCACAAATTGTTAGGAAAGCAATGGTGGACCAAAGGGTGAAGAAACAACCTGGTTATAGTTGGATTCAAATGGGAAACAAGGTGATGACTTTTGTAGCAGGGAACCATGCACAGCTTTACATGGTTGAGTTGGGTAAAATGCTATATTGTCTTGAATTTGAAATGAGAAGCCCAAGCTTTATTGGATCTGGAATTGAGGGCATTTAA